A stretch of the Bacillus anthracis str. Vollum genome encodes the following:
- a CDS encoding AraC family transcriptional regulator: protein MKVIIKNLPSLEVAFIRRTGSYFEPQDHWGKLLNWSIENKLYPLEQSFIGISLDNPELVASHMCRHDACVTIPKNFEKEQHEDVQFKSVDGGLYALYQFYDEPHKLSEVYRYMYAVWLPNSEYSADYDRDNLEFCMNNVAEDLEGKLKVDLFVPIKKNK, encoded by the coding sequence ATGAAAGTGATTATAAAAAATTTACCATCATTAGAAGTGGCATTTATAAGAAGAACGGGCAGTTACTTTGAACCACAAGATCATTGGGGGAAGTTATTGAACTGGTCTATTGAAAATAAACTTTATCCACTAGAGCAATCATTTATCGGAATTTCATTAGATAATCCTGAACTTGTTGCAAGTCATATGTGCCGACATGATGCTTGCGTTACCATACCTAAAAACTTTGAAAAAGAACAACATGAGGATGTGCAATTTAAAAGTGTAGATGGAGGTCTATACGCTCTATACCAATTCTATGATGAACCTCATAAATTAAGTGAAGTGTATCGATATATGTACGCAGTGTGGTTACCAAATAGTGAATATAGTGCAGATTATGATAGGGATAATTTAGAGTTTTGTATGAACAATGTTGCAGAAGACCTAGAAGGAAAATTAAAGGTTGATTTATTTGTGCCAATAAAAAAGAACAAATAA
- a CDS encoding RNA polymerase sigma factor SigX, whose translation MQTIKSEERNVSHITFEALFKQNYAYVVKQIIWIIKEQTVAEELAQEVFLQLYHSDWKAIENLRAWLIKSSTYVAYNYIRSEKRHQARIDKETQYQEVQIDSSLDDEWIRKEEITKVQMVLRKMKEQDRTILLMKFSGFRYKEIAQVLQIDDSSIGTMLARAKLKFRKIFEQMEGK comes from the coding sequence ATGCAAACAATAAAAAGTGAAGAGAGGAATGTTTCACATATAACATTTGAAGCGTTGTTTAAACAAAACTATGCGTATGTTGTTAAACAAATAATATGGATCATTAAAGAACAGACGGTTGCTGAGGAATTAGCGCAAGAGGTGTTTTTGCAACTGTATCATTCAGATTGGAAAGCAATAGAAAATTTACGTGCTTGGCTTATAAAGTCTTCTACTTATGTCGCCTATAACTACATTCGTTCTGAAAAGAGACATCAGGCAAGAATCGATAAAGAAACCCAGTATCAAGAAGTTCAAATTGATTCGTCGCTAGATGATGAATGGATTAGAAAAGAAGAAATTACAAAAGTACAAATGGTGTTGCGAAAAATGAAAGAACAAGATCGAACAATATTATTAATGAAATTTTCAGGGTTTCGATATAAAGAAATCGCGCAAGTACTTCAGATTGACGATTCGTCTATTGGAACAATGTTGGCAAGAGCTAAACTAAAATTCCGGAAAATTTTTGAACAAATGGAGGGTAAATAA
- a CDS encoding DnaA N-terminal domain-containing protein, protein MKINWTEVKGKIRPQISKPSYETWFTNTTVYLEDDILTIYCPNEFARDWLESHYKELVFNTLREMFNTSFEIQFDLCNGEPSNLKDVQKEKLSSWDEVKKALRPKIAEKTFMTWIRNTNATIKDNKVIIFCEDAFHRDLLEGEYKNIISSTVQKITDEEYQIWFEIGSSATSKAQVHHMKNNQRTSGQEESKTIWNKIKDKMQLKISRPSYETWVKETTARINEDSLIIYFENEFQQEWVKKSYKDLISQIAKELTGNTYEIQFELKSNTTSNNEKSTIKDITSELGERFKVSNNSLKYNDVDESNKRIRALEEKIMNLEKVIGTLVEKLDAVELKTQLEK, encoded by the coding sequence ATGAAAATAAATTGGACTGAAGTAAAGGGAAAAATTCGACCGCAAATTTCAAAACCATCATATGAAACTTGGTTTACTAATACTACTGTTTATTTAGAGGATGATATATTAACAATTTATTGTCCAAATGAATTTGCACGTGACTGGTTAGAATCTCATTATAAAGAATTAGTATTTAATACATTAAGAGAAATGTTTAATACGTCGTTTGAAATTCAGTTTGATCTATGTAATGGCGAACCATCTAACTTGAAAGATGTCCAAAAAGAAAAGCTTAGTAGCTGGGATGAAGTAAAGAAAGCATTAAGACCTAAAATAGCAGAGAAAACATTTATGACATGGATTAGAAATACAAACGCTACGATAAAAGATAATAAAGTAATAATCTTTTGTGAAGATGCGTTTCATCGTGATTTGCTTGAAGGGGAGTATAAAAATATAATTTCAAGTACCGTACAGAAAATTACTGATGAAGAATATCAAATTTGGTTCGAAATAGGATCAAGCGCTACTTCTAAAGCACAGGTTCATCACATGAAAAATAATCAACGTACTTCCGGACAAGAGGAATCAAAAACAATTTGGAATAAAATAAAAGATAAAATGCAATTAAAAATTTCGAGACCGTCATATGAAACTTGGGTCAAAGAAACGACAGCTAGAATAAATGAAGATTCATTGATCATTTATTTTGAAAACGAATTCCAACAAGAGTGGGTTAAAAAGTCTTATAAAGATTTAATTTCGCAAATAGCTAAAGAGTTAACTGGAAATACATATGAAATTCAATTTGAATTAAAATCAAATACAACCAGTAATAATGAAAAATCAACAATTAAAGATATCACTTCCGAATTAGGGGAGCGGTTCAAAGTCTCTAATAACAGTTTAAAATATAATGATGTAGACGAGAGCAATAAACGTATTCGAGCGTTAGAAGAAAAAATAATGAACTTGGAAAAGGTCATTGGTACATTAGTAGAAAAATTAGATGCAGTAGAATTAAAAACACAGTTGGAAAAATAA
- a CDS encoding DUF4179 domain-containing protein — protein sequence MTCYEMGSIQSYIDGELSREERKQFIKHLDKCKECQNLLIELTELNQWEHSTLAEEKLHEIPEINIDVEKAWQTFNSYNHTNNVFSTNQTIERKQGVFSNMNKKSKRFMYTAVAAIGIFTIAMIPQVQVAATNIASYFANEVLNDTVVNEGSKDENGVQQKGMLKGQFIPIDEKITDQGVTVHFKELYVADARISVHYRVEKADGTLMPFEFDTTGLDIKSDGKVNGQQEGNPEYNTGNGMFSQLSFIQGEDNLPFELLSEGKKLEHVGIRDKDRPEGVITFVEGPEGKDSFKQPLTLDVNINKIGKIVGSWKGQFQINPGKVNK from the coding sequence ATGACTTGTTATGAAATGGGATCCATTCAATCATATATTGATGGTGAACTTTCCCGTGAGGAAAGAAAACAATTTATAAAACATTTAGACAAATGTAAGGAGTGTCAAAATTTATTAATTGAGCTAACAGAATTAAATCAATGGGAACATTCAACACTAGCCGAGGAGAAGCTTCATGAGATTCCGGAAATAAATATTGATGTCGAAAAAGCATGGCAAACATTTAATAGTTATAACCATACTAATAATGTATTTAGTACAAATCAAACGATAGAAAGGAAGCAGGGAGTATTTTCAAATATGAATAAAAAATCAAAACGTTTCATGTATACGGCGGTTGCTGCGATAGGTATTTTTACTATAGCTATGATCCCGCAAGTTCAAGTTGCAGCAACTAATATTGCTTCTTACTTTGCTAATGAGGTGTTAAATGATACAGTTGTGAATGAAGGAAGTAAAGATGAAAACGGTGTACAACAAAAAGGTATGTTGAAAGGACAGTTTATACCTATTGATGAAAAGATAACTGATCAAGGGGTAACTGTACATTTTAAGGAATTATACGTGGCAGATGCACGTATATCTGTTCATTATAGAGTTGAAAAAGCCGATGGAACTCTAATGCCATTTGAATTTGATACAACTGGATTAGATATAAAAAGCGATGGGAAAGTAAACGGACAACAAGAAGGAAATCCTGAATATAACACAGGAAATGGTATGTTTTCACAATTATCATTTATTCAAGGTGAAGACAATTTACCATTCGAATTATTATCAGAAGGGAAAAAGCTAGAGCATGTAGGCATTCGCGATAAAGACAGACCAGAAGGTGTTATTACATTTGTTGAAGGTCCTGAAGGAAAAGATTCCTTTAAACAACCTTTAACATTAGATGTAAATATAAATAAAATAGGAAAAATAGTTGGATCTTGGAAAGGGCAATTTCAAATTAACCCTGGAAAAGTTAATAAGTAA
- a CDS encoding DMT family transporter, which translates to MVIFNYILVCIIFGTTFLTIKIGIEAGAPPLFSAGIRFFLAGVILMIIFKLKRKEIMPHIFSRRIIYAGFCLTFMTFATLYWAEQYISSGLAAVLSATGPMMILLLQTKRNKTKLKKEQLLALIIALIGVVFVSLPGMHQEISFIWSIACFVLIIGELFYGIGSIRSKEILSDLQSVSLFLINGIQMFYGGVLLLIVSFIVEQPNVTVLASWSVQWPILYLIFIGSIGGHGLYYWLLSKTNPVFPSTWLYVSPLIAIIVGYIILGEPLNPIMGIGACFILVGVFLANRSTLRTYFKQGRLFEKEM; encoded by the coding sequence ATGGTCATTTTTAATTATATTTTAGTATGTATTATTTTCGGAACAACATTTTTAACGATAAAAATCGGAATTGAAGCAGGAGCGCCCCCATTATTTTCAGCGGGAATTCGTTTCTTTTTAGCAGGAGTAATCTTAATGATTATATTTAAGCTAAAACGAAAAGAAATTATGCCACACATATTTTCAAGACGAATTATATATGCTGGTTTTTGCTTAACATTTATGACATTCGCAACATTATATTGGGCAGAACAATATATTTCTTCAGGGTTAGCTGCTGTGCTATCTGCTACAGGGCCTATGATGATTTTGTTGTTACAGACAAAGAGAAATAAGACAAAATTAAAAAAGGAACAACTTCTTGCTTTAATTATTGCACTAATAGGTGTTGTTTTTGTTTCTTTACCTGGAATGCACCAAGAAATAAGTTTCATATGGAGTATCGCTTGTTTTGTATTAATAATAGGAGAGTTATTTTACGGAATAGGCTCTATTCGCTCAAAAGAAATACTTTCGGATTTACAAAGTGTATCGCTATTTCTCATTAATGGTATTCAAATGTTTTACGGAGGAGTTTTACTACTAATCGTATCCTTCATAGTAGAACAACCGAATGTAACTGTATTAGCTTCATGGAGTGTACAGTGGCCTATTTTATATCTCATATTTATCGGATCAATTGGTGGGCACGGATTATATTACTGGCTCTTATCAAAAACAAATCCTGTATTCCCGTCAACTTGGTTATATGTCTCACCATTAATTGCTATTATAGTTGGATACATCATATTAGGAGAACCTTTAAACCCTATAATGGGAATAGGCGCTTGTTTCATTTTAGTTGGTGTATTTTTAGCTAATCGATCCACACTCCGTACTTATTTCAAACAAGGGAGATTATTTGAGAAGGAAATGTAG
- a CDS encoding M4 family metallopeptidase — translation MKNKKTLTKVALTTGLALTAVAPYGVGHAEETDQLQVQIQEESFRSGELTQPSQKAPENVVKDALKEKTEQALSPKQVNGETGVDYKVLQKRGSYDGTTLVRIQQTYEGKEVYGHQLTAHVDNSGVIKSVSGDSAQNLKQEELKKPINLSKDEATQYIYTKYGNDINFISEPEVKEVIFVDENNGQASNAYQVTFEAATPNYISGTYLINAQNGDMLKNMVQESNLKASEKLVGALKKSKKSSLTSLTGTGKDDLGISRSFGISKQSNGKYALADYTRGQGIETYDVNYRDITKEESYYPGTLATSTSTTFNDPKAVSAHYLATKVFDFYKDKYNRNSFDNQGQKVVSVVHAWDSGDTNDPKNWQNALSANNGSMLVYGDPIVKAYDVAGHEFTHAVTSSESNLEYYGESGAINEALSDIMGTSIEKYVNNGSFNWTMGEQTGSVFRDMENPTSVPSSLGVPYPDDYSEFNDFNGWDQGGVHFNSSIINKVAYLIAKGGTHNGVTVKGIGEDKMFDIFYYANTDELNMTSNFKELRSACIRVATNKYGANSAEVQAVQKAFDAAKIK, via the coding sequence ATGAAAAACAAAAAGACGTTAACTAAGGTAGCATTAACAACGGGTTTAGCTTTAACAGCAGTAGCACCATACGGAGTAGGTCATGCAGAGGAAACAGATCAACTACAAGTTCAAATTCAGGAGGAATCGTTCCGTTCGGGTGAACTTACACAACCGTCACAAAAGGCACCAGAGAATGTAGTAAAAGATGCTCTGAAGGAGAAAACAGAACAAGCTCTTTCTCCAAAGCAAGTCAATGGAGAAACAGGAGTAGATTATAAAGTTCTTCAAAAACGTGGTTCATATGATGGGACTACACTTGTACGTATACAGCAAACATACGAAGGGAAAGAAGTATATGGCCATCAATTAACTGCACACGTAGATAATAGCGGTGTTATTAAAAGTGTTTCAGGTGATAGTGCGCAAAATTTAAAACAAGAAGAATTGAAAAAACCTATCAATCTATCAAAAGATGAAGCAACACAATATATTTATACGAAGTACGGGAACGACATCAATTTTATTTCTGAGCCAGAAGTTAAAGAAGTTATTTTTGTTGATGAAAATAACGGACAAGCTAGTAATGCATACCAGGTTACATTTGAAGCTGCAACACCAAACTATATTTCCGGAACTTATTTAATAAATGCACAAAATGGTGATATGTTAAAAAATATGGTACAAGAATCTAACTTAAAAGCAAGTGAAAAACTGGTTGGAGCCTTAAAGAAAAGTAAAAAAAGCAGTCTTACATCATTAACGGGCACTGGAAAAGATGATTTAGGTATTTCTCGTTCATTTGGTATTTCTAAACAAAGTAATGGCAAATATGCTCTGGCTGATTATACAAGAGGGCAAGGGATTGAAACATATGATGTGAATTACAGAGATATTACGAAAGAAGAAAGCTATTATCCTGGTACATTAGCAACTAGTACTTCAACAACATTTAACGATCCAAAAGCAGTAAGTGCTCATTACTTAGCAACAAAAGTTTTTGATTTTTATAAAGATAAATACAATCGTAATAGCTTTGATAATCAGGGACAAAAGGTAGTTTCAGTTGTACATGCTTGGGATTCTGGGGATACGAATGATCCGAAAAATTGGCAGAATGCGTTAAGTGCTAATAATGGTAGTATGCTTGTATATGGAGATCCTATCGTCAAAGCATATGACGTAGCTGGGCATGAATTTACACATGCTGTTACTTCTAGTGAATCTAATCTTGAATATTACGGTGAATCTGGTGCGATTAATGAGGCACTATCTGATATTATGGGAACATCTATTGAGAAATACGTAAATAATGGAAGCTTTAACTGGACGATGGGAGAACAAACTGGATCTGTCTTCCGTGATATGGAAAACCCAACTTCTGTTCCATCTTCACTTGGAGTACCTTATCCAGATGATTACAGTGAATTTAATGATTTTAACGGATGGGATCAAGGTGGCGTTCATTTTAATTCAAGCATTATTAATAAAGTTGCGTATCTCATCGCAAAAGGCGGAACTCATAACGGTGTAACTGTTAAAGGAATTGGTGAAGATAAAATGTTTGATATTTTCTATTACGCCAATACAGATGAGTTAAACATGACTTCTAATTTCAAAGAATTGAGATCAGCATGTATTCGAGTGGCAACTAATAAATATGGTGCAAATTCAGCTGAAGTTCAAGCAGTACAAAAGGCGTTTGATGCAGCAAAAATTAAGTAA
- the secY gene encoding preprotein translocase subunit SecY: MFRTISNFMRVAEIRRKILFTLAMLIVFRIGTFIPVPHTNAEVLKIQDQANVLGMLNVFGGGALQHFSIFAVGITPYITASIIVQLLQMDVIPKFSEWAKQGEMGRKKSAQFTRYFTIILAFIQAIGMSYGFNNIAGGQLITDQSWTTYLFIATVLTAGTAFLLWLGEQITANGVGNGISMLIFAGLVAAIPNVANQIYLQQFQNAGDQLFMHIIKMLLIGLVILAIVVGVIYIQQAVRKIPIQYAKAVSGNNQYQGAKNTHLPLKVNSAGVIPVIFASAFLMTPRTIAQLFPDSSVSKWLVANLDFAHPIGMTLYVGLIVAFTYFYAFIQVNPEQMAENLKKQNGYVPCIRPGKSTEQYVTKILYRLTFIGAIFLGAISILPLVFTKIATLPPSAQIGGTSLLIIVGVALETMKTLESQLVKRHYKGFIKKRIK; this comes from the coding sequence ATGTTTCGTACGATTTCAAATTTCATGAGAGTAGCTGAGATAAGAAGGAAAATCCTTTTTACATTAGCGATGTTAATCGTTTTTCGAATTGGCACGTTTATTCCAGTTCCTCATACTAACGCAGAGGTATTAAAAATACAAGATCAAGCTAACGTTTTAGGTATGCTAAACGTATTTGGCGGAGGAGCATTGCAACACTTCTCAATCTTTGCTGTAGGTATTACACCATATATTACAGCTTCCATCATAGTACAATTACTACAAATGGACGTTATACCAAAATTTTCGGAATGGGCAAAGCAAGGAGAAATGGGTCGTAAGAAATCAGCTCAATTTACTCGATACTTTACAATCATTCTCGCATTCATACAAGCCATTGGGATGTCTTATGGCTTTAATAATATAGCAGGTGGACAATTAATAACAGATCAAAGCTGGACTACATACTTATTTATTGCAACAGTTTTAACTGCAGGTACTGCATTTTTACTTTGGTTAGGTGAACAAATTACCGCTAATGGAGTAGGTAATGGTATTTCGATGCTTATCTTCGCAGGACTTGTAGCAGCGATTCCAAATGTTGCGAATCAAATTTATTTACAACAATTTCAAAATGCAGGCGATCAATTATTCATGCACATCATAAAAATGCTCTTAATTGGTCTCGTAATTTTAGCGATCGTTGTTGGGGTTATTTACATTCAACAAGCTGTGCGTAAAATACCGATTCAATATGCAAAAGCTGTTTCAGGAAACAATCAATATCAAGGAGCAAAAAACACTCATTTACCTCTAAAAGTAAATAGTGCTGGTGTAATTCCAGTCATCTTTGCTTCCGCATTTTTAATGACGCCGCGTACAATTGCGCAGCTCTTCCCTGATTCAAGCGTATCAAAATGGTTAGTTGCAAACCTTGATTTCGCACATCCAATTGGAATGACACTATATGTAGGTCTTATCGTTGCTTTTACATACTTCTATGCATTTATTCAAGTGAATCCTGAACAAATGGCAGAGAATTTGAAAAAGCAAAATGGTTATGTACCTTGTATTCGTCCTGGTAAATCAACAGAACAATATGTAACGAAAATTTTATACCGTTTAACATTTATCGGTGCAATTTTCTTAGGTGCAATTTCAATTTTACCGCTTGTATTCACAAAGATTGCTACATTACCACCTTCTGCACAAATTGGTGGTACAAGCTTACTGATCATTGTCGGTGTGGCACTTGAAACAATGAAAACGTTAGAAAGTCAGCTTGTAAAACGTCATTATAAAGGGTTTATAAAAAAGCGAATTAAGTAA
- the pulA gene encoding type I pullulanase, whose protein sequence is MQITKRLINKTVLLLTLIVMLSSIFSFQSVKAVSNSKTTEVIIHYKEQSGNTKDWNLWIWGENSSGKSYEFTGEDEFGKYAKINIDGDYNRLGFIIRTNEWEKDGGDRWIENIKDGRAEVWILSGDEKVYNSKPSSDLSIQKATIDSFHEITVTTNVPFNIKEKKIEMEGIKIKSISPYDINSGDITNKVKIITEQKIDLKQTYKVKIENLADTNTEIGKVIRSEEFDYLFYYGGNDLGNIYTPQHTKFRVWAPTASEAKLVTYKKWNDKIGTEINMQQGEKGTWKAELKGNQKGLYYTYKVKIGDKWTEAVDPYARAASVNGDKGAVVDLEETNPKKWNTNKKPKLKNPEDAIIYELHVRDLSIQPESGIKQKGKYLGVTEKGTKGPEGVKTGLDHMKDLGVTHVQLLPIFDYASVNEEKVNEPQYNWGYDPKNFNVPEGSYSTNPYEPTVRITELKQMIQTLHDNNLRVVMDVVYNHMYNAAESNFHKLVPGYYYRYNEDGTFANGTGVGNDTASERTMMRKFMIDSVTYWAKEYNLDGFRFDLMGIHDYETMNEIRKAVNQIDPSIILHGEGWDLNTPLAAELKANQKNAEKMKGIAHFNDNIRDGLKGSVFEEKENGFVNGKENMEDRIKKGITAGIDYDTNSSTYQDPEQVLTYVEAHDNHTLWDKLELTNPGDSEEVRKQIHKLSSSILLTSQGIPFLHAGQEFMRTKYGDHNSYKSPDSINQMDWLRRATFNNEVDYMKGLIELRKKYPAFRMTSAEQIKTHVSFIDAPKNTVTYTIEGNKHEYFTVAHNANREAVEITLPSKGPWKVLVDGKQAGSKPLYVVHDNKIKVPALSSIVLKSEKPIK, encoded by the coding sequence GTGCAAATTACAAAAAGATTAATTAACAAAACAGTTTTATTACTTACTTTAATCGTTATGTTATCATCGATTTTCTCCTTTCAGAGTGTGAAGGCAGTTTCAAATTCGAAAACAACTGAAGTCATCATTCATTACAAAGAGCAGTCTGGAAATACAAAAGACTGGAACCTTTGGATATGGGGAGAAAATTCAAGTGGAAAATCATATGAATTTACTGGTGAAGATGAATTTGGAAAGTACGCAAAGATTAATATAGATGGTGATTATAACCGTTTAGGATTTATCATTCGTACAAATGAGTGGGAAAAAGATGGTGGGGATCGTTGGATTGAAAATATAAAAGACGGTCGTGCTGAAGTATGGATTCTTTCGGGTGATGAAAAAGTGTATAATTCTAAGCCGTCATCGGATCTCTCAATTCAAAAAGCAACTATTGATAGTTTCCATGAAATTACTGTAACGACGAATGTCCCATTTAATATTAAGGAAAAGAAAATTGAAATGGAAGGTATTAAAATTAAGAGTATTAGTCCTTATGATATAAACAGTGGAGATATTACGAATAAGGTTAAAATAATTACGGAACAGAAAATTGATTTAAAACAAACATACAAAGTTAAAATAGAAAACTTAGCTGATACGAATACTGAAATCGGTAAAGTCATTCGTAGTGAGGAGTTTGACTATTTATTTTATTACGGTGGCAACGATTTAGGTAATATATATACACCACAACATACAAAGTTCCGTGTATGGGCTCCTACTGCGAGTGAAGCGAAGTTAGTTACATATAAAAAATGGAACGATAAAATAGGTACTGAAATAAATATGCAACAAGGTGAAAAGGGCACCTGGAAAGCAGAACTTAAAGGGAATCAAAAAGGTCTCTATTATACGTATAAGGTGAAAATTGGTGATAAGTGGACAGAGGCCGTTGATCCGTATGCACGTGCTGCTTCTGTAAATGGAGATAAAGGTGCGGTTGTTGATTTAGAAGAAACAAATCCGAAAAAATGGAACACTAACAAAAAGCCTAAATTGAAAAATCCGGAAGATGCTATTATTTATGAGTTACATGTACGCGATCTTTCTATTCAGCCCGAAAGTGGTATTAAACAGAAAGGGAAGTATTTAGGTGTAACAGAAAAAGGAACAAAAGGGCCTGAAGGTGTGAAAACGGGACTTGATCATATGAAAGATCTTGGTGTTACACACGTTCAGCTTTTACCAATATTTGATTATGCTTCAGTAAATGAAGAGAAGGTAAACGAACCACAATATAACTGGGGATATGACCCAAAAAACTTTAACGTTCCAGAGGGGTCCTATTCTACAAATCCATATGAGCCAACTGTTCGAATAACTGAATTAAAACAAATGATTCAAACACTACATGATAATAATCTTCGAGTGGTGATGGATGTAGTATATAACCATATGTATAACGCTGCTGAATCTAATTTCCATAAGTTGGTTCCAGGTTATTATTATCGTTACAATGAAGATGGAACATTTGCAAATGGAACTGGAGTAGGAAATGATACGGCTTCAGAAAGAACAATGATGAGGAAATTTATGATAGATTCCGTCACATATTGGGCAAAAGAATACAATTTAGATGGATTCCGTTTTGATTTAATGGGTATTCATGATTATGAAACGATGAATGAAATACGTAAAGCTGTTAATCAAATTGACCCTTCTATTATACTGCATGGAGAAGGTTGGGATTTAAATACACCCCTTGCAGCTGAGTTGAAAGCAAATCAAAAAAATGCGGAGAAAATGAAAGGAATTGCCCATTTTAACGATAATATACGTGATGGATTGAAAGGTAGTGTGTTTGAAGAGAAAGAAAATGGATTTGTAAATGGAAAGGAAAACATGGAAGACCGTATTAAAAAAGGTATTACGGCAGGTATTGACTATGATACAAATTCGTCTACCTATCAAGACCCGGAACAGGTATTAACTTATGTGGAAGCACATGACAATCATACATTATGGGATAAACTTGAGTTAACTAATCCAGGTGACAGTGAAGAAGTGCGAAAACAAATACACAAATTGTCTTCTTCAATTTTATTAACATCACAAGGAATTCCATTTTTACATGCAGGGCAAGAGTTTATGCGGACGAAATACGGTGATCATAATAGTTACAAATCTCCAGATTCGATTAACCAGATGGATTGGCTGCGCCGTGCAACGTTTAATAATGAAGTAGATTATATGAAGGGTTTAATAGAATTACGCAAAAAGTACCCAGCTTTTCGAATGACATCTGCAGAGCAAATAAAAACACACGTATCATTTATTGATGCTCCGAAAAATACTGTAACTTATACAATAGAGGGGAATAAACATGAATACTTTACAGTGGCTCACAATGCAAATAGAGAAGCTGTTGAAATAACACTTCCATCTAAAGGGCCTTGGAAAGTACTAGTAGATGGCAAGCAGGCGGGAAGTAAACCACTTTATGTTGTCCATGACAATAAAATTAAAGTTCCTGCATTAAGTTCCATTGTTTTAAAATCAGAAAAACCGATTAAATAA
- a CDS encoding SagB/ThcOx family dehydrogenase gives MSEKIYYWSPIKHWEKLHNEVLIGEMRFTGILSEWFPDFYFMAQKGVKISELVERFSLGNVEETQKNIELMIKNRVLVSNILHPREVFSSQEKIFPNPYSNQIRFSKEELDKYMSEQLNRTHVAARSTEIQLETTDELPTIIKERRSCRQFEMEKYISFSEFSQFLSALRQVREEKIYYHYASAGGLYPIDIFVYIKPKRIEGMKAGFYYYNPSKNSLVIVNNIDQVIKSDHELINQDLFTQSAFSVYLVYNANASIPKYGSDGYLFACIESGIITATLNMVAETLNLGVCSVGHMKFEEIQQFLCLDNHQVFLHGLEVGLKINE, from the coding sequence ATGAGCGAGAAAATTTATTACTGGTCTCCGATTAAGCATTGGGAGAAGTTGCATAATGAAGTTTTGATAGGGGAAATGAGATTTACAGGTATTCTGTCTGAGTGGTTTCCTGATTTTTATTTTATGGCTCAAAAAGGTGTGAAAATTAGTGAACTAGTAGAGCGCTTTTCGTTAGGAAATGTAGAAGAGACACAAAAAAACATAGAGCTCATGATAAAAAATCGTGTGTTAGTAAGTAACATATTACACCCAAGAGAAGTATTTTCTTCACAAGAAAAGATTTTTCCAAATCCATATAGCAACCAGATTCGCTTTTCTAAAGAAGAGTTAGATAAGTATATGAGTGAACAATTAAATCGCACGCACGTTGCTGCACGGTCAACCGAAATTCAACTTGAAACAACAGATGAGCTACCCACTATAATCAAGGAACGTAGGTCTTGTCGTCAATTTGAAATGGAAAAATACATTAGTTTTTCAGAGTTTTCCCAATTCTTATCAGCTCTAAGACAGGTTAGGGAAGAAAAAATATACTATCATTACGCAAGTGCAGGCGGGCTCTATCCCATTGATATCTTTGTTTATATAAAACCAAAACGTATAGAGGGTATGAAAGCTGGATTTTATTATTATAACCCATCAAAAAATAGTCTTGTGATTGTAAACAACATTGATCAAGTGATCAAAAGTGATCATGAGTTAATTAATCAGGATTTATTTACTCAATCTGCATTCTCAGTTTATTTGGTTTATAATGCGAACGCTTCCATCCCGAAATACGGTTCAGATGGATATTTATTTGCTTGTATCGAGTCAGGCATTATCACTGCTACCTTAAATATGGTTGCTGAGACATTAAATTTAGGGGTTTGTTCAGTTGGTCATATGAAATTTGAAGAGATTCAGCAATTTTTATGTTTGGATAACCATCAAGTGTTTCTCCATGGGCTTGAAGTTGGCTTGAAAATTAACGAGTAG